The genomic segment TGGTGCTGGAGCGATTGCGGGGAGAGTTCCCCGATGTGACGGTGTCTAAGATTCGCTTCCTCGAATCCGAAGGCCTCATCACCCCTTCACGTACCCCCTCCGGCTATCGCCGCTTCACCGATAAGGATGTTGAGCGTCTGCGCTACATTCTGGTGACCCAGCGCGATAACTACACCCCACTGAAGGTGATCCGCCAGCAGCTCGAGGCAATGGATTCTGGCGAGGTGACCGCGCTGCTCAGCGCCACCAAGGTGGAGCCGATCATCAGCCCGGAGGAATTCAAGGCCCCGGCCATCACCCGGCTGACCGATGATGATGTGGCGGCGCAGGCCGATGTAGATAAAGAGTTTGTGCGCGAACTCGCCGGCGCTGGTTTGATCAGCGCCGATCCGGCAGGATTTTTCACCGCCGATGATGTGCGGGTGGCGTCCACGGCGCACGCGCTCACGGAGTTTGGATTCGATGTCCGCCACCTGAAGTCGGTGCGTAACTCGGCTCGCCGCCAGGCGGACTTGATCTCGCAGGTGACCACGCCTGTGGCGCAGTCCCGCTCCGAAGTGGCCAAGCACAAGGCGCAAGAGATCTCCGAGCAGCTCACCGCTCTGGTGGTGTCACTGCACGCGAGCTTGGTCAAAAACGATCTTCGCTCCTAGCCGCACCGAGGAAAACTAACACGAGAGTCACGGGGTAGCGCCGCTACATCGTGGCTCTTTTTCTACTTGAATGTGTAAAGGACGTCACTGTTCATGGATGATCGCAATTTCATTGATCTCGTCTACCACGGTGTGTTCGTGATTCCGCCTGAGGAATACAACGTGATCTTTTTAAGGGTGGTGGGCACTACCCGCATTCTCCCCATCTGGATTGGAGACGACTCAGCCGCCGCTATCGCAGCGCGGGAACAGGGGGGAGCGCCGGTGCGTCCGCGGGCTCATGACGCTCTTGTACAGCTGGCCGACTCCCATGCCGGCTCCATTGTGGAGGCGCGTATCGACGGTTATATGCGCGGGGCATTTACCGCAAGCCTGGTGTGTGGTGACGGCACGAGCATAGACATGCGCCCCTCGGATGCAATCCTGATCGCACGAGAAGAGGAGATTCCGATTTCTGTGGCCGAGGATGTGCTTCGACGCACGGGGGTATTTGTCTCGGCCGATGATCTACATCAAGGTTTCGGTATCACGTGCGAGGATCTAGTCGATAGTGCGGAGGAATTTTCTTCTGCCTCAGGAGATGCGCAGGCAGACGCAGATTTCGAGTCCTTGCTGCGATCGATGGGAGTCGAGGAGTCTGACCTTCGCGGTGACTCTGAGCAAGGCGATACATCTGATTACTAGTGGGATAAAAGGTGACAAAGTGATTCAGGGCCCCTAAGCTTAAACTAAAGGTTGAGAGTTTCGGCGTGTCGCCACTCGTGCGTCCATTGGTCTCAGTAATCTGAGGAAGTACTCCACGCGTACTGGCGTGATACCGAAGCGAGTCTCTCGGGGTCTCATCTGCGGGCACTAGCCCCAAGGCTGAGGGAGACGTATCCTGAGAGAAAAATGACAAGGGAGAAATTACACATGTCTGAATCCACCACCCACGGCGTGCAAGAATCCCTCTTCACCATGGGGCCGGACGAGGAAGTCGGCTACCGCGTTCCTATTGCCTGCCAGGTCGCGAACATTACCTACCGGCAGCTCGATTACTGGGCGCGCACCAAGTTGGTCACCCCGTCTATCCGCAATGCCCGCGGCTCCGGCTCTCAGCGCCTGTACTCCTTCAAAGACATTCTTGTGCTCAAGATCGTCAAGGGACTGCTCGACACCGGTATCTCGCTGCAGAACATCCGCTTGGCTGTGGATAAGCTCCGCGATCTAGGCGTGGATGATCTCGCCACCATCACCCTCGTGTCGGACGGCACCACCGTGTACGAATGCCGTTCCTCCGAGGAAGTTATTGACCTTCTCGCCGACGGCCAGGGCGTGTTCGGTATCGCCGTGCCGGGCATCATGAAGGAACTCACCGGCACGATTTCGGCCTTCCCCTCCGAGCGCATCGACGACGCCGCCGAGCCGGAAATGGAAGACGAACTCGCTATGCGTCGCCGCCGTCGCAGCTCCTAACACAACCAGCACGAAACAAGCCCAGGGATAGTAGGTGGATTCCTATCCCTGGGCTTGTCCTATGCCCGCAAGGCTGCGAGCCTCCCTTTGCTGAGGCTCGTAGCAACACGGCTAGGGCCGGTCGATACCGAAGGACTGCTGCAGCCGGTTGGCGATGTCAGGAGCGTCGGTAGCCGTGCCCACATGTCCGCCGGTGCTACGAGCGAAGTCGGTGATCACGGAATCTTCGGCTCCGCCACCCACGGTGAGTACATCCAGCTGCACTTTGGCGTCACGGTAGCGATCGAGGATCTCCCGTAGCTGCTCATCGCTCATCGAGTCATTCGTGCCAGAGGTTACCAGCACGATCTGGGTAGGTTCGCCAGTCGATCGTGCCTGCTCGGCGGCCACTGGTAGGGCAGCGGCGAGCGCTTCGCGGGTTTGGGGTACACCCCCTGTGCCGAAACGCTTCATGGTATCGACGATTGCGGTGCTATCAGTGCTGAAGGAGATATTATCGCGCCAGCCCTTAGTCACTCCCTCGCTCAGCGGGGAGGAGTAATTCCACAGGGCTACCGAGCCCCCGGCGCGGATCGCGGAGACCACCAGCGGATCGGCGATGCGCGCGGTTTCCGCATAGAGTGAGTGCCCCGAAGGGGAGGCGTTCATCGCATCAGAGGTGTCGAGAAGCAGCAGCGTGTTATTGATCGCCTGGTTGGTGGAGCCGGTGGATTCCTCCGGTACCTGGGCGTAGCGCTCGCTGAGAATATCGGCGGTGCTGGCCCACAGCACGGATTTGTCCTCTGCATCCTCATTCTGTGCGGTGACAAACTTGGCGAAATCAGCCCCGGCGCGGGACTGTTCTTCGGAAATACCCTCGTGCGTCGTCAACGGCACCACAAAGGTGGGAACCTGGGTGTCATCGGGGGCGAAGAAATCCATGCCTTCTGGGGTCTCATCTTCGGTGACTGCCAGCAGCTGGCTCTCGGCAGCAAGATCGTAGGAGGGCAGGGTGTTGTCCTTCAGCAGTTTCTCACCGGTGTCTGGGTTATCCCCAGAAATCGCTGCTGCGACCAAGCTGGCGGCAGGGTTTGTGGCCGGCTCTGGGTAGAAAACACGCTCTGCGGTTTGTGCCTCCCAGCCTGTGTCGGGGGCGGGGGAGTCGGAGCGATAGGCCAAGCCGACTGGGGTGCTCTCGCCGATGGCCCACTTCTCGCTTGCTGCGGAAGCGTGTGCGGCATCAAGCTGGCGCTGCACCTCGCCCCGGGTGCCCGTGGAGATCACCACAGCTGCGGCTGCGGGATCCGAGACGGTCTCAAGGCTCACGCAATGATCTTTTACGATGGGGGAGGTGTCCGAATAAGCGTCGATCAGCGATGTGGCGACGGGATCGGGGGTAGAAGCGCTCACCGCTACCGGTACGTGTAGCTCGCCTTCGATGCAATCTTGGGCGAAGCTATCGTCCGCGCTATCGGCGGATGATCGAACCGTCAACCACACGATAAAGGCTACCACCAGCACAATCACCAGTACTGCGCTAGTGATGAGCTCCTTCGATAGCCGATAATTGGATTCTCCGGACGCGTGTCGTGCCACGGGTGCACCTCTTCCTCACATGGTGATTGTGTGAACCTCTAGCTGTGGTTCAGGACTCACTCACCCAGTGTAGTGGCAAGAGCCTGTTCGACGTGGTAGCTCAGACGGTGTCGGATAGGTTCGGCGGCGCGAGATAGGGCGCGCTGGCGGGAGACGTATTCGGCTTTGCCTTCAGGGGTTTCCACGGCCACCACCCCGAAGCCCAGGGCACGGCAATCATAAGGAGAGGCCTCCATGTCGAGCTGGCGGACCTTGCACGCTAGCTCGAAGGCGTCGATAACGAGTTCGCTCGGCACCATCGGCAACAACTTAAACGCCCACTTGTATAAATCCATGGTGGCGTGCAAACAGCCCCGCTGCTCGCAGCTGAGCTGATCCTCGCGGCTCAGGGGACGGATGTTGAGCGTTCGGGCAGGCGGGGTGTAGAAGCGAAACGCATCATAGTGGGTGCATTTCAACGCACCGTGCGCCTCCACCACAGCATCGGTGCCTTCCGCGCCGAGCCGCAAAGGCAGATCGTGGCGGGGATTCTCCGAGCGGTAAACCATCGCCCACTCGTGCATGCCGAAGCAATCGAAACGCGCAGGATTGGTTTCCTCGCGGCGAAGTAGCTCTGCCACAAAGCGCCACAACCGTTCGCGCTTGCTCGCCAGGGCCGATAGATCCACCCCAGTGGTGGCCGTATCCCCAGTACCGCGAGTGCGATAGAAAGACCATTCCGTGTGAGGGGCGTCGCCTACGAGTTCCACGTCCATCCCCGGATGCCAGCGGCGCATTTTTCCAGGAGAGAAGGGGTAGTAGTCGAACATGAAATCCCACACGGGGTGGGTGCGATGCTGGGAGCGGCGCTGCAAATGCGCCGCGGTGAGCGCGTCCACGCGGCGCTCATGCTCACGCTGCCGCCGCTGCCACTGGGCTGGAGTGAGCAGCTCAGGCATCGGCAGTGTCCTCGTGCGTCCAATCGCGCACATTGCCCACATACTCCTCGATGAGATCCTCGAGGGTGATCACGCCAATCAATTGGCCACGATCGCGCACCTGCGCCATGTGGGCGGAGCTACCACGCATTCGCCGTAGGGTTTGGTCCAAGCCCCCAGAGGCGTCGATATTAATCAGCTGGCGAATCTGGGAGCGCGGGATCACATCGCGCGGCGAAGAGGTGGAGGAGGCGAGCCGGTCGAGCACATCCTTGATGTGCACATAGCCGAGATAGTTGCCATTGGCACCGGTGATGGGGAAACGGGAGAAGCCGGTTTCATTCACCGCATCTTCCAGCTGCTGCACCGTGGGCCCACGGCTGCCAAAGGGAATGGCGTGCACCTGGTCTTTGCGGATCAGCACCTCCCGCACCGAACGCTTGTCAGTGCGCAGGGCCTTGGCCAGGCGGGCATGCTCCTCGGCGTCGAGAAGCCCCTCCGAACGCGACTCGGAAACCATGATGGCGAGTTGCTCGGTGTCGACGGAGGAATCCAACTCGTCTTTTTGCTCGATCCCGAACAGGCGCAAGGTGTGCCGTGCCACGAAGTTCATGAAGTTCAGAATCGGCATCATGAGCTTGACGAAGAGGATGTGGGCGGGCACCAAGATCATAGCGAGGGTCTCAGGGCCGGCCAATGCGATATTCTTCGGCACCATCTCGCCGACAAGAATGTGCAAGAAGGTGATCACCGCGAGCGCAATGGCAAAGGACAAGGCATGCAGGAGCGACTCCGGTACACCCAAGGCACCAAAGGGGCGTTCGAGCAGGTGCGCGATAGCCGGCTCGCCCACCTTGCCCAACAACAGGGAGGCGATGGTGATCCCCAGCTGCGCGCCGGCAAGCATGATGGAGAGATGCTCGGTGGCGTATTCCACCTTCTTTGCCCGCGACT from the Corynebacterium ciconiae DSM 44920 genome contains:
- a CDS encoding hemolysin family protein, which encodes MSGIQAIIFAIFLLALNAFFVAAEFSLISSRKDRIDALIAQGKSRAKKVEYATEHLSIMLAGAQLGITIASLLLGKVGEPAIAHLLERPFGALGVPESLLHALSFAIALAVITFLHILVGEMVPKNIALAGPETLAMILVPAHILFVKLMMPILNFMNFVARHTLRLFGIEQKDELDSSVDTEQLAIMVSESRSEGLLDAEEHARLAKALRTDKRSVREVLIRKDQVHAIPFGSRGPTVQQLEDAVNETGFSRFPITGANGNYLGYVHIKDVLDRLASSTSSPRDVIPRSQIRQLINIDASGGLDQTLRRMRGSSAHMAQVRDRGQLIGVITLEDLIEEYVGNVRDWTHEDTADA
- the ftsR gene encoding transcriptional regulator FtsR, whose protein sequence is MSIGVVLERLRGEFPDVTVSKIRFLESEGLITPSRTPSGYRRFTDKDVERLRYILVTQRDNYTPLKVIRQQLEAMDSGEVTALLSATKVEPIISPEEFKAPAITRLTDDDVAAQADVDKEFVRELAGAGLISADPAGFFTADDVRVASTAHALTEFGFDVRHLKSVRNSARRQADLISQVTTPVAQSRSEVAKHKAQEISEQLTALVVSLHASLVKNDLRS
- a CDS encoding MerR family transcriptional regulator, producing the protein MSESTTHGVQESLFTMGPDEEVGYRVPIACQVANITYRQLDYWARTKLVTPSIRNARGSGSQRLYSFKDILVLKIVKGLLDTGISLQNIRLAVDKLRDLGVDDLATITLVSDGTTVYECRSSEEVIDLLADGQGVFGIAVPGIMKELTGTISAFPSERIDDAAEPEMEDELAMRRRRRSS
- a CDS encoding VWA domain-containing protein → MARHASGESNYRLSKELITSAVLVIVLVVAFIVWLTVRSSADSADDSFAQDCIEGELHVPVAVSASTPDPVATSLIDAYSDTSPIVKDHCVSLETVSDPAAAAVVISTGTRGEVQRQLDAAHASAASEKWAIGESTPVGLAYRSDSPAPDTGWEAQTAERVFYPEPATNPAASLVAAAISGDNPDTGEKLLKDNTLPSYDLAAESQLLAVTEDETPEGMDFFAPDDTQVPTFVVPLTTHEGISEEQSRAGADFAKFVTAQNEDAEDKSVLWASTADILSERYAQVPEESTGSTNQAINNTLLLLDTSDAMNASPSGHSLYAETARIADPLVVSAIRAGGSVALWNYSSPLSEGVTKGWRDNISFSTDSTAIVDTMKRFGTGGVPQTREALAAALPVAAEQARSTGEPTQIVLVTSGTNDSMSDEQLREILDRYRDAKVQLDVLTVGGGAEDSVITDFARSTGGHVGTATDAPDIANRLQQSFGIDRP
- a CDS encoding bifunctional nuclease family protein; this encodes MDDRNFIDLVYHGVFVIPPEEYNVIFLRVVGTTRILPIWIGDDSAAAIAAREQGGAPVRPRAHDALVQLADSHAGSIVEARIDGYMRGAFTASLVCGDGTSIDMRPSDAILIAREEEIPISVAEDVLRRTGVFVSADDLHQGFGITCEDLVDSAEEFSSASGDAQADADFESLLRSMGVEESDLRGDSEQGDTSDY